The Phycisphaerae bacterium RAS1 genome includes a region encoding these proteins:
- the pdhA gene encoding Pyruvate dehydrogenase E1 component subunit alpha has product MPRRTIEIPQRVEHLSILSEDGTVDKELEPKLSDNDLRKLYKTMLHSRVFDERCLHLQRQGRIGTYGPSKGQEAAALGPVYAIGKEDWFVPSFRETTAMIWRGMPLEKIILWWGGNEIGSAIPEGLNDLPICVPVASQCQYGMGIAWGCRLRKDNTVCVTYCGDGGTSEGDFHEAMNFAGVYKAPLVMVVQNNHWAISIPREKQTASLTIAQKAIAYGIPGIQVDGNDILAMVVASQEAVARARKGEGPTLIEAVTYRLAMHTTADDPKKYRSESDVKCWEPRDPLIRFKKYLQNRKLLDDKVQAVIDEEIAASIDAAIKLYEQYQPDVYEMFRYMYAEMTPELQRQMAELREHLENGQTAPNPAASMAH; this is encoded by the coding sequence GTGCCGCGCAGGACCATCGAGATCCCGCAGAGGGTGGAGCATCTGTCGATCCTGTCCGAGGACGGGACGGTCGACAAGGAGCTCGAGCCGAAGCTGAGCGACAACGACCTCCGCAAGCTCTACAAGACGATGCTGCACAGCCGCGTTTTTGACGAGCGCTGCCTGCATCTTCAGCGGCAGGGGCGCATCGGCACGTACGGCCCGAGCAAGGGTCAGGAGGCGGCGGCGCTGGGCCCGGTGTACGCGATCGGCAAGGAGGACTGGTTCGTGCCGTCTTTCCGCGAGACGACCGCGATGATCTGGCGCGGCATGCCGCTGGAGAAGATCATCCTCTGGTGGGGGGGCAACGAGATCGGCTCGGCGATTCCGGAGGGGCTGAACGACCTGCCCATCTGCGTGCCGGTCGCGTCGCAGTGCCAGTACGGCATGGGCATCGCCTGGGGCTGCCGGCTGCGCAAGGACAACACGGTCTGCGTGACCTACTGCGGCGACGGCGGCACGTCCGAAGGCGATTTTCACGAGGCGATGAACTTCGCCGGCGTCTACAAGGCGCCGCTGGTCATGGTGGTGCAGAACAACCACTGGGCCATCTCGATCCCGCGCGAAAAGCAGACTGCTTCGCTGACGATTGCGCAGAAGGCGATCGCCTACGGCATCCCCGGCATCCAGGTGGACGGCAACGACATCCTGGCGATGGTTGTTGCGTCGCAGGAGGCGGTCGCCCGCGCCCGCAAGGGCGAGGGGCCGACGCTGATCGAGGCCGTCACCTACCGTCTGGCGATGCACACGACCGCGGACGATCCGAAGAAGTACCGCTCCGAGAGCGACGTGAAATGCTGGGAGCCGCGCGATCCCCTCATCCGCTTCAAGAAGTACCTGCAGAATCGCAAGTTGCTGGATGACAAGGTGCAGGCGGTGATCGATGAGGAAATCGCCGCCAGTATCGATGCGGCGATCAAGCTCTATGAGCAGTACCAGCCGGACGTGTACGAAATGTTCCGTTACATGTACGCCGAGATGACGCCTGAGCTTCAGCGGCAGATGGCCGAGCTGCGCGAGCACCTGGAAAACGGCCAGACGGCACCGAACCCGGCGGCGTCGATGGCGCATTGA
- the pdhB_2 gene encoding Pyruvate dehydrogenase E1 component subunit beta, with amino-acid sequence MPEMTMVKAINLALHETMRDDPNVLVLGEDVGQDEGVFRVTEGLLRDFGPERVFDTPLAEAGIIGAAVGLCFKGFRPVCEMQFDGFSYQAFHQVEGHVRRIRNRTRGRFTCPMVIRMPYGGGIRAIEHHSEAPEATYAHLSGLKVVIPSGPRNARALLRSAILGPDPVIFFEPKASYRAFREDVPEGPESMPIGKGVIARPGKDITLISYGASLRTTLEAAEELYDDFDIDAEVLDMLSVAPLDSELINESVRRTGRAVVIHEAPRHCGVGAEIMARIVEDSLLFLEAPIKRVTGFDTIIPFFANERAYIPDAARVVKAAVEVVRY; translated from the coding sequence ATGCCCGAAATGACGATGGTCAAAGCCATCAATCTCGCCCTGCACGAGACGATGCGGGACGACCCGAACGTGCTCGTGCTCGGGGAAGACGTCGGCCAGGACGAAGGCGTCTTTCGCGTTACGGAGGGGCTGCTACGTGACTTTGGCCCGGAGCGCGTTTTCGATACGCCGTTGGCTGAAGCCGGGATCATTGGTGCAGCCGTCGGGCTGTGCTTCAAGGGCTTCCGCCCGGTTTGCGAGATGCAGTTCGACGGCTTCTCCTACCAGGCCTTTCACCAGGTGGAGGGCCACGTCCGCCGCATCCGCAACCGCACCCGCGGGCGTTTCACCTGCCCGATGGTGATCCGCATGCCCTACGGCGGCGGCATCCGCGCCATCGAGCATCACAGCGAAGCCCCGGAGGCGACGTATGCGCACCTGAGCGGGCTGAAGGTCGTGATCCCATCCGGCCCGCGCAATGCCCGGGCGTTGCTCCGCTCGGCGATTCTCGGCCCCGACCCGGTGATTTTCTTCGAGCCGAAGGCGTCGTATCGCGCGTTTCGCGAAGACGTGCCCGAAGGGCCCGAGAGCATGCCGATCGGAAAAGGCGTCATCGCCCGGCCCGGCAAAGACATCACGCTGATCTCATACGGCGCATCGTTGCGAACTACGCTCGAAGCCGCCGAAGAGCTTTACGACGACTTTGACATCGACGCCGAAGTGCTCGACATGCTCTCCGTCGCGCCGCTCGACAGCGAGCTGATCAACGAATCGGTCCGCCGCACCGGGCGGGCGGTCGTGATCCACGAAGCCCCGCGACACTGCGGCGTGGGGGCTGAGATCATGGCGCGGATCGTCGAGGACAGCCTGCTGTTTTTGGAAGCGCCGATCAAGCGAGTTACGGGGTTTGATACGATTATCCCGTTTTTCGCGAACGAGCGGGCGTATATTCCAGACGCGGCCCGCGTCGTGAAAGCGGCGGTGGAGGTCGTCCGATATTGA
- a CDS encoding Response regulator receiver domain protein, whose protein sequence is MDPLRPIVALVEDLFFGSKITGTAAALNIPVNVVRTIVAAEAAAACPAGTATPGAAALLLDLNVEPAATLELIARLKRKRTDLPIIAFASHVQAELIRRAREVGADRVLPRSKFSEELPDILKAAATRGMG, encoded by the coding sequence ATGGATCCGCTGCGCCCGATCGTCGCGCTCGTGGAAGACCTCTTCTTCGGCTCAAAAATCACCGGCACCGCCGCCGCGTTGAACATCCCCGTAAACGTCGTTCGCACGATAGTCGCCGCCGAGGCCGCCGCGGCGTGCCCGGCCGGAACTGCGACGCCCGGCGCGGCCGCGTTGCTGCTCGATCTTAACGTCGAACCGGCGGCGACGCTGGAGCTGATCGCGCGGCTCAAGCGCAAGCGAACGGACCTGCCGATCATCGCGTTCGCATCGCACGTCCAGGCCGAGCTGATTCGTCGGGCGCGCGAGGTGGGGGCTGATCGTGTCCTGCCGCGCTCGAAGTTCAGCGAAGAGCTGCCCGACATCCTGAAGGCGGCTGCCACACGCGGCATGGGTTGA